Below is a window of Diaminobutyricibacter sp. McL0608 DNA.
GCGACAGAGGGGGGATCCGTGGAATCAATCGAACAACCGAACGAGCAGTCGGCCTGGCGCCGGTTCTGGAACCGGGGCGGCTGGTGGAAAGCGCTCCTGGTCGCCGCGGTCTATTACGGCCTCTATCAGCTCGCAGGTGTCCTCATCAATCTCGCCTTCGGCGGCCTCGTCGACAAGGACAATGTCTTCGCGAACGGGCTGAGCGTCTTCATCGGCATCGGTGCCCCGATCCTCGTGGGCAGCATCCTGCTCGTCCTCTTCGGGCTCTCGCTCAGATGGCTGAAGGAACTCTTCGGCCGTCAGCCGGTCCGCGGCTCGTGGTGGATGTGGATCGGCGTCGCGATCGTCCTCGTGTTCAACCTCCTCCGATTCGCGAGCGTCGACTGGGCAGGCTGGAACGCGGGAGCGGTCGTCGGCGTGCTCATCTCCGGCCTCTGCATCGGCTTCGCCGAGGAACTCCTCACCCGCGGCTTCGCCGTCAACCTGCTTCGGCGCGGCGGTTACGGCGAGCGCTCCGTCATGCTTCTGTCGTCGCTGATCTTCGCGGCACTCCACTCAGGCAACCTGTTCACCGGACAGAATCCGCTGGTGGTCGGCATCACTGTCGTCTACACCTTCGCATTCGGCGTGATCATGTACACGTCGCTGCGCGTGACCGGCAACCTGATCTGGCCGATGCTGCTGCACGCCTCCACCGACCCGAGCCTGATCCTTCTCGGCGGGGGAATCGACGCGACCGGCGGCAACCTGCACCCCGGTCCGCTTGCGGGCGTCGCCAACCTCGCGAACTGGGCGGTCATGCTGTTCGCGATCATCCCCATCATCTTCGTGCGCGGACGCGTCGACCGCGCCGCTGCATACGGGATGCACGATCCAGCGATTCCTGCCACCAGCGTTCCGCCGGCGGCTCCGGTCAGCTAGGTCGGTCAGTTAGGTCCGGTCAGCGAGAGAGGTCGAATCGCCTAGCTTGCCGGCCCCTCGATCGGCATCGCCACAATGCCGTGCTCTGCGAAGGTCGAATCGACCTCGTCTTCGCTGATCACGAGCATCCCTCCTGTGCGGGCCGCATTCAGACCGAGCGCCTCGATCCAGCGACGATTGATCGCGGGCGGCCGGCTACCCGCGAACCGGAAGGTGAGCTGCGACTCCCGGCTGATCCAGATGCTGACCCGACCGGAGCCCTGATCGACCGGGACGGTCCAGTTCAGCAGGAAGCTCTCATGACGGAGCAACTTGGCAACGATCGCGAGCTTCATGTGCGCGAGCAGGCGATCTTCGAACTCGAACTCTTCGTTGCCGTAGTAGAGGGTGCCCATTCACTAATTGTGATGGCAGCGGAGGTGAATATCGATGGCTACTGTCCGCCTCGGTAGGCCGCCAAGGCCGTGAGCGCCTTCGCGAGTTTGTTCTTCGCGCCGGGGAGGTCGTTGGTGACTCCCGAGACCTGCACCCCGCTGTGGTCGATGATCGCGTCCGCCAGCAGGTCGGTTCGGTGTCAAAGCGGTACGCGGCGCCTGTCGCCCCGGGAACCGTCAGCGGCGTGGACGTGACACCGGCGGACGACTCCAGTTGCGACCAGATCCATTCCGCGCCGGGGAGCGCCTGGACGACGACCACCCTTGGTTGTCGGGCGCGTTCGACCACTCAGGTAGCCAGTCAACAGAAGGCCCGTCCAGTGGACGGGCCTTCTGTCTGCCGGCAGCGAGTGCTCATCCCCCTGTGAGTTGCACCTGCGCCAGCGCCGCGAGGATCGTCCGCCGGTATTCAGCGTTGGAGTTTCCGACCCGCGCGAAGAGTTCCGCGTCGTGCCTGGGCACTGTTGCCTGGCGTTTCCATTCGGCTTCGTAGAGTGCGTTTCGATATCCGGATGACGCCTGGCAGGCCACATCCTTGAGTGCGAGGTCGCGCTCCGCCTGGCTGACCGTCGACCCCTCGAGGCTCGTCGCGAAATGATCCGCGAGCTGCGGCGACGGCATCCGGGCGGGTGAATCTGCCACCGGCAGGTGCGGATCCGAACCCATGCACTCCTGCCAGCGGCGAGCAGCGGCGAGCACCGTCTGATCGTTCAGCGCGTCCTGATAGGCGGCGTTGCTGAGAGCGACCGCATCCTGATTCGCCTGGTCCTGCTTCACTGACGGGAGTGGAATCACCGTGCGGATCTTGTCGAAGCAGGCGTGAAGCGCCTTGTCCTCCGCGTCGCTGATCGCGGCCGCGTTCAACTCCTGGGTGGCGAGCAGTCCCGGATCGTTCGTCGACGCAGGATGATAGCCGCGCTCGTGTGCAACTGCCGCCGTCAACGGCTGCTGCACCGTCGCATCCCCGGTTCGATTGGCCGCCGCATCGATGTCACGCTTCGGTACGGGCCAGTGGTAGCCCGCGTCGGCCATGCACGGAATCGTCTGCCGATTCTCCACGTATTCCGGCACCACCGAGCTGACACTGATGTAGCGATCGAGCGGCATGACCCACGCATCCACATCCTTCGCCGGAAGGTTCGGCGTCGGCCCGGTCGCCCAGGCGGGAAGGCCCGCGAGAGCGACACCCCCGACCGCGAGCGCGGCCACACTCGCCGTGACGATCTTGGCGATCCGCTGGCGACTGGGGCGAGTCTGCCGATCGCGCTTGCTCGTGGTCTTTGCCATCACAGCCCTCTCCTTACTGACGTGGTCTGGGTGGGGATGAGCCCGTTCTCGTACACGTAGATGA
It encodes the following:
- a CDS encoding CPBP family intramembrane glutamic endopeptidase encodes the protein MESIEQPNEQSAWRRFWNRGGWWKALLVAAVYYGLYQLAGVLINLAFGGLVDKDNVFANGLSVFIGIGAPILVGSILLVLFGLSLRWLKELFGRQPVRGSWWMWIGVAIVLVFNLLRFASVDWAGWNAGAVVGVLISGLCIGFAEELLTRGFAVNLLRRGGYGERSVMLLSSLIFAALHSGNLFTGQNPLVVGITVVYTFAFGVIMYTSLRVTGNLIWPMLLHASTDPSLILLGGGIDATGGNLHPGPLAGVANLANWAVMLFAIIPIIFVRGRVDRAAAYGMHDPAIPATSVPPAAPVS